The DNA window GTAACCTTGAGGTTGTTCATTACCGTTATGATAATGGAAACTTTCATCTGATTCAGTACCCCAGTTGTGAGTTAATTCTAATAAACCTTCTTGATTGTTCTTGTGATCGACCGATTTTGGATCTTGATAACCAAGGAAATATAGAGTGAATTTACCGTTTTCATGAACGGTTTTTTGGATCAGTTTCATACCAAGTACATTTTGGTAGAATTCAAGGGACTTTGTAGCATCTTTAACTCTTAACATAGTGTGATTAAATTTATAATCTTTATTCttattggaagaaatgatttcaatcCAGTAATTATCAGGATCCAATGCGAAGGCGATATCTTTCATCTTACCGTCGACCaatctcttcttgaaattgaCATTTAAACTTTCCAATTTAGCACAAGCGTCTTCAATGTTATCAATAGCGAATGCAATGTGACCGAACCCCCTGTGTGGCTCTTCATTACCGTTATTAATCTTATAACCAGGATCAGTTTCAGTAACCCAATTGTGGGTCAATTCTAGGACACCTGCTCTGTCAAAGACAGAACCTTCTTGGAAGGCAAGGAAATAATTGGTGAATTTACCCATGGGGACatccatttttttgatcaatttcataCCAAAACATTCGGTATAAAACTTGATTGATCTTTGTGGATCTTTAATACGTAAACATGTATGATTGAATACCAACGAAGCGTCAGCAACGGCACTCTTAACAGCGTGAGGAAAGTAACTCATCTTTGCGATGTCCTATAAtgcctttttttttgctcgacctcattttcaatacGGAAATTCATTGAGCCTTATTTATACCCATATGAGCTTGCGTGTGGGTTACCCAGCTGTTAGTAAGAAAATGTGAGACGACTTGGGGCGGAATAAAATGGCACGGGAACGGAGAAAATCGGAGCAGTCAAGTGATTCTCAGGGAAGGAGACTATGTGAATAGTAGAGGAAGGTGCTGCTTCAGTTTACTCGAATCGGAGGAAACCCAGCATGGGCTAGGCAAAATGGTGGTACTGTTTTCTACAGGAAGACTCTAGACCAGGACAACTAGCATGTTGTGCTCCATATCTAAGCTACTTACAAAGTATCTATCTCTCTCACATTATTAACTGCAACATATGCAGGTCCCAGGTTAAATACATCTTGCAATGTAAGCTTCGTGTTCTTTTGAAACAGAGTCGTTTTCTCTGGCGTCAGACAGTGTCAGGGACCAACTAGACATCTCCGCAACCCCCCCTCGCACCAACAGGGCAACCTATATACCCAAGTACCGGCTACCAAGACCCGTATCAGCTCGAGCAAATCAGTCCATCTGCCAACAGAGATCCCCATATCACACATTCAGTGACCGAGTCTCAGCAGCcaattacaattttttatacACTGTGAAAGACAATCACCAGCAACGGTCACCGACTCACAcaagagaaagagaaaaaaaaaattggactCGAAAGCAGTTAGTAATAATAAGTATACAACGAAGCAAACCAAATGTATGGAGCACAGTCAGGTAATATGATGGTAGCAGGTACCCAGTATAAGTACAAGTCCAGTGCGCCGCTTTCAGATAAGACGAGCAAGACAAATGGGATGTACGTCTGTCATTATTGTGACGCTTCCTTCCGTATAAGAGGTTATTTGACTCGTCATATAAAGAAACATTCCATTGAAAAGGCTTACCATTGTCCTTTTTACAACGAACATCAGCCATCTGAATTGAAATGCCACAACTCCGGTGGATTTTCAAGGCGAGACACGTACAAGACACATCTCAAATCTAGACATATTTTATATCCTAAAGGTGTGAAACAGAACGAACGTAATAAATCCACTGGACATTGTGCACAGTGCGGCGAGTTCTTCCAAAACCTAGATCACTGGGTGGAAACACACATAGAAAGTGGAGAATGTACTGCATTACCTTCAAATTATGTTAAGAAGCAAACTCGTAATCTCAATACCAAATTGAAACAGCTACCCAATAACAGATACATATCCATGGATGAGGATAAAGAGCTACCTTTACCTCTAGACATGGAACAATCTCCAATAGACATCTCTAAATATCCATTGGACTATTTTATTCAACAACCAACCAAAAAAAGTCACACCGTAGACACTACGGTTTGTCTGAACACCATGAAAGGGACGATCGAATACCTCAACATGTATAATGACTATTTCAATACAGATGTATAGTAGattatattaaatatagTACTATGAGCACATCTCAATTAATGACGCGATGAACTATACCAACTTTGctttttttgaatctgTTTACCCGGAAATGTTGATGCAAAATAACGAgataaataaaagaaaaaaaacaaattttttgaagaaggtCACTTTAAGTATAGATAAACTAAGCTACGAGAGACCCTTCACAACCGCTCAAACATGTCTGATTCTaacaatgaagaagatttgaacTTCAACGAGCTGATTGGGAACCTGCTCAGTTCTCATAATGAGCAGGAACACCATGTGGAGCTGCCGGAGTTTAACAATAACGACGATGACTTAGTAGACGCCGTCGCGAATGCAATACAAGATATCGACGAGTTGCCACaacatgataataataataacgtgaataataataacaataatgaaaataccaCTGCTATTACTACTACTGCTAATAATAGCAATGACAGCAAtagcaataataataacgaTAATGACGACGATGGCCAAGAGCAAGAGTGGGCTCAGCTGTTACAAAACGGTCTgttaaatgaagaaaatagtaaTGAACAATTGGACCAGGATGATGAAAATCTAAGGAAAGCTATTTTGGAATCCCTACAAGGTCTAAGTACTACTGAAGCTCCATCAAAGCCTGCAAAAAAatcgaaaaagaaaaagaagaagcatCGTAAAGTAAAGGAACCTCAGCCAGATAATAACGATGATGACACACAGGCACTGGTTGAAGCCACGCTAAaagcttttgaaaaagaattaatgGCAAGCTCAGAACAAGCCAAGccaaaaaagaagaagaagaaagcaCCAGAAAAACCGAAAATTACTATAGACCCTTCTGAACTACCTGATGCCTCTTATTTCAGACCTTCAAATAAGCCAAAgaaaccaaagaagaagagagcACCAAAGAAGACTCCTCCCGCTGCCCAGGATGACGAATTTTCAAAGGTTTTAGCTGACATGGTGAATCAAGTAGTTAATACTTCTTTGAATGACGAATCTACTGCACCTACTAATGAACCACCTAATGAAGAAccatttgatttaaatcaaattatGCAAAACGCTATGGCCATAGCCTTTCAGGAACAACCCCATGATAAGGCTGTTGATTCTAGTGTTATGGAGGAATTCAATAAAGGTCTGCAGAATTTGAACGTCCCAGAAGTGTTGTCGAAACCAACTTCCAAGAAAtcgaggaagaaaaaatcaacaagcacaaagaagaaggataGAGAGGTTGTTATCAAGGATATTGAAGTTAAAACGAAAGTCAAGCCGGTCAAGGAGCCAAAAGAACCAGCTAAAAAACCACAATTGAAGGTAAAACCAAAGTTGCCTGAAAAAGcggtattgaaaaaaatttatttaagAACAGTTAAAGAGGTTGCCAACATTTCCAAGaggaaaataataaaacaGAATAAGTTGAAGAGACAAACACTTAAAAATGAGCTACAAAAAATACgtgaagagaaaaaagcgttgaagaaacaagcaaaggaaaaaattgagagtgaaagaaaagaactGGAGGAAATTGTAGCACGCGGTCCACCTTATCCCCATGATCTAAGAGTAACCAAAAAGGGGAAACCAAAAAAACCTTATAGAAGATGGACACCCGAAGAGTTGATTAAGaggaaagagaaagaagaattagaaaagcAGAAAGAAGCTCTGAAACCaaagaagcaaaagaaagtaagtaagaagaagaccaaaaaattgaagaaagttcCATTGTCTAAACTAAAGAAAATTCCTTTGTTCAATGGAACTTCAAACTCTTCATTACAGCCAAAATTAGAGGAGGCGTTGACAAAACTTGCATCTCAACATAATATCCGGGATATTGCTGGAACAATTATGCAGCTTCCCATTTCACAAAATCATAAAATCAATTCTATGAAAACTATAGAAGTCAAGAACGAGCAAAACGAAGAAAATAGAATTGGACTTCATCCTCCTTGGATGCTACCATTATACCCCCCTCTTTCTTTACCGCCAACTGTAACGAAAGCGCCTAGACAATCTATCCCATCTAAATCGCAAGACCTTTCTTTCACGAATAGATTGATGCCATCAATACTTGCCCCAATCATTAACACATTGAAAATTGCTGCCAGAAATAAGGTGAACAACGGTGCCTCACCTGAGGAGACAACCAGACATTTAATGACAATATTGGAACACACAAAAAAATCCATAGCATCATCATTGCTCAGCGctagaaagaaaaatagcCAGATGGCAACAGCGCCAAAAGCGGATGTACCAAGCATACCAATTTTCACCTTGGCTAGGGCACCTGTAAAGTCAGGGAACGAAACCGTTGCGACAAAAGCGCCTGCCTCTAATGATGTCTCAATTACAGATAATAGAGAAAAGAGCGAGCCCATTTCGGTCTCTCAAAAGGTTTCAGAGAGCAATAAGATCGAATCAGAACAAGGAGAAAATTCTCATACATCTAGTGATAGAGAGCATCTGTCAAGTTCAAATGATGCTGGTAATCCGATCCTGGTTGAAGACGAAAATGCTGAAAATTCAGAAActcaatcaaatattgcCGCAGGCTTCGATAATCAAGCGAAGAAGGAAACTGAAATAAAACAGCAGATATCTATATCAAACACTGAAGATAATTCAAGGGATACAAAACAAGGTATTGCTTCGAAAGAAGACCCTTGGCATGATAATATTGGAAAGATAGTGCCCACCAAAGAAATTGTAAGGATTAAGGATGAAAATATGGATGAAGGCGCTCCCAAAGTCATGGGTTTGATAAACATACCATTGAAGCCTACTGACCTGGAGACAAAAGCTAAAACAGCACCCACCATTAAGgtagaaaatattgtagAAACATTAGTGAAACAGCAATTTAATGTAGATGTCACTGCTGGTGCTGATAGTGACTCTAAAATTGATGGGAAGACCGCTTCAAATATTAGCAACATTATCACATCAACAATTAAAGATTTAATTCCCAAATTAGATAACGAAAAATCCGTCACAAAACCTATAGAACGTAAGGTAAGACTGAACAAGGTCTTGAACCTAGATGGACTCGTGCCTCCTGTTCCAATTACAAAAATAGAGCCTGTACCTATTCCTTTACAAATAATTCCTAAGAAAAAGGAAGCCCCAAATAAGGTTAATAAACCTtcaaaaaacaaaaagatgaaaccttacaatgaaaaatcacCAAGTATGCTACTATACTCCTTTAGTGTACCTAATGTAGGCTTCAGACGATTAGCCCTTCTAAAGAGAGCCAAAAAGCATTTGACAGAAGATGAGTTGGTTATCTTGAACAAAGAATTGGGAAAggcaagaaaaagaaagtgGAGGGAAGCAAATGTTATAAGAAATTGGGTGCATGATCTACGTTCAAGATTGAGAAAGAATGCCAGTGCTTTATTTGATAGCGACAAAGAAGCcgaaaaaaatcaatggATCGAAGAAaacttcaagaaaaaatgtttGGAAAGTGAATTCAGCCAGGAAGATCTAGCCCAAAGCAATGCAAGTGATGACACcaagaataataatacttcATCTACGACACAAGTGACCGAAAATGAGTTTTTAAATATAATTGCGGTCACACTGAACAAATTAGATGTAGCGCGTGCTATCGAAGCTGAAGTAAATGCTGAAGTCATTAAAAGGGAAGCTACTCCCACAGATAGGCCTAcgaagaagagaaaattgAGTGCTAAAAATCCTCCGGCTAacgataataatactaatattAGGCAGTTGACAAATATTGAGGTCAACATTTAAATAATACTGTAAAcatattcttttatataaatgttATACGTGGATGATAGTAATACGTACAATTGTAATATGAACGCTTAACATCTTTCCAATCGGGTAAATGATTACCAATGTCAATGGTGGTGTATTCACACTTGAAACCATACATGGCGACGTCGATTtctacaatttttttgtagaCATCATAACAGATTTGCCTGTCTGCACCcaatccattgaaaaacGAGAAGACACCATCCGATTTGATGAGACCAACGATAACATCGTAAAGCTCTAACATATGTTCATAATGCTCGCTAAACGTATCATAGTAAATACCATCAAAAAATACCTCTCCCTCATCTAATAATGCATTTAAAGTGTCTTGCCATTTACCTTCCAAGATCACAACGTTTGGTTTTTCATACCAGCCATCTTCTTTCATCTTTTGAAGGACGTCGGGATGTGCTTCACATATATAATGCATTTTTggtttcttttcttcaatgtaAGAGTCAATGATACCCATACCAAAACCGATATTTAACACTATCGAATCCGTTGTATTTGATAGATCTGGAAAGATAGTATTTGCTGCTAGCTTCATAATTTCATCCTCCCAGTCCATCATTACACCatctttgttttcttttgtaatcAGAGAGTCTTCTTTATATTCTAATTTCGTTTTCAAATAAGTTGATGGATTAGCAGCAGTTGCATCTGTGTCTTCAGTAACAACATCTTGTATTTCCGATGGTGCGTCAGTATTTTCAGAACCTGGTTCATTGTCgtttaaaatatcttcatcctcGATGAACTCGATATCTCCACCATTAACTTTTCTAAGCAGAAGTTCGGCACTTACACCAGCCTCTATAAGACGATTGTAGAGCATACTGTCCTTCGTATAACCTTTTTCCAATACCAAATCACCAATagttttttcttcaaaatcaataaaattccAACCTGCACCATACTcgaaaaatatattgaatattttcaagatcacttcattttcttcattattcaGATCTTTGGGTAAGGATCTTGCCAAAATATGGAGTGGAGTAGTATTTGATTCAGAAGTTTCCTCGCTGTCCTTCTCAAAGGCTGCTGCTTGTTCTAGAGTGTAGGTGGCTGGTACACCACACTTAAGAAAGTGTTGGATTTTTGGAAAGTAATACTCTTCGGTAATAGGCCTGTGAGGTAAAGTCAGCAGGTGATGCAATTCAGACATATTTGAGACACTTATTTGACTTCGAGAAGTGGTATTTCATATGCGATGagcattttcatttctattttttaatatcaaatgaaaaaaaaattcatagCAGCAATGTACGAATCTGATTGACAATGTGGAAAAATCGTATAATCAGTTCTAATTACCGTCTGAATAGTATCTTCTGCCGTCGATACTACAATATACTGGCAATAGAGACGTCCTGTGATGATACTAGTATAGCTTATCTCCAGACGGAGAACTCAATGGGGAGGAGTAAGGTAGTGAAGCACGTGAAAAGCACATTGGACAGCGTCCAAACTGGAGGCATTATACCTACAGATGCTGTCAGCCACCACCAGGAACAACTTGGAAAACTACTGAGAACACATTTTAGCAGGgctcaaattcaaaatactAATGTAATATGTGTCACAAGGGGCCCAGGCATGGTCGGATCTCTTTCTGTTGGCCTAAGCTTTGCAAAAGGATTGAGTGCAGGAATTGGATGCAAATTATTAGGAGTTCACCATATGCTGGGTCACTTATTGGTACCTAGGCTCAGTCAGGAGATAGAATTTCCGTTCATTAGTCTGCTGGTTAGCGGAGGTCATTCTATTCTAGTTAGTTCAAAATCTGTGTTAGAACATGAGATTCTCTGCGAAAGTATAGATATTGCTGCTGGAGATGCATTGGACAAATGTGGTAGGGAAATTGGGCTGCGTGGAAATATGATTGGAAAAGAATTAGAGAGTTTCGTAGGTAACCCTAATCAGCATCAACCGATTCATTATTTATCAAATCCTCTGACCAAGCACAATAACTGGAAAACACAGGCCTTTTCATTTGCGCCATTTATTACAAATGTGAAGAACTTGATGACTGACGCTAAGAGTGAGGACCTTcctttcttgaaaagagtGGCTAATGAAATCCAAGAGTCAATATTTGAACATATAGTTACCAAGATTGAACATGTCATCCAACTGAACCCAGAAAAATTCAGTAATAAGATGAATTTTGTATGTTCAGGAGGAGTTAGTTGTAATAACAGATTGAGACAAATGCTACAGGATCGTTTAGCCTCACATTTTTCTGCCTTTTATTTTCCAGAATCAATGGATCTTTGTACTGATAATGCCGTTATGATAGGACATGCAGGAATTGAAGTCATCGAATGCTTTaagagagaaaagaatatgatgatTGAGAATGAAATGGATATTTTACCCATTCGTAATTGGCCATTGACTGATTTAATCGGACTGTCCGGCTGGAAATCAacttgtaaataaatacTATATGATTTATTCTAGAAAGctttttgtaatattaaattttagtttcaatttttccCATGTTGGCATATCTAATTGGAAGATGATATGATTTTGATTCGAATTGTTCACTTTCTTTGCTTTATCCACAGGTCTGATTCTAATATACGGTACACCTTGTTCTTCATCGGGTTCTAACATTattctattttcttttattaaGAAACTTGtataaaacaaattttCCACAGATTTCGCAAATGATGTCGGATTTATtatgaattcaaataagGATATTCTACCGTCCACACCTATTTTCTTATTAAGTTGCTTGAAACATTTTTTCACTTGTTCTGGTGTTGTTACATTCTGATCTTGATTTAAATCGTTGCGTGTCACCTTTTCAGCTCTCGTCATCTCTCctatattttctataaCCCTTGGCTTTTTATTGATAGTTCttactttcttttccaaCGAAAATGGTCCCAGTAGATGATCTGTCGCAGAGATTGATTTACTTACGTTAGTGTACAATGTTCCCAATCTAAACCAATTAAATTGAGGAAATTCGTCGTACCTTTGAAATTGAGACAAGTAATTCTTCCGTATTGTACTCTCTTTGAACCTTTCCCCAATAGCGGTAGCCACATCCTGTCGCCTACTGTCTccatcttctttttcattttcattccCATCTTCATTGCTATCTTCAAGACTCCCTTGTGTATCTGCCAGAGTTATTTGATTAAGATCGAAATACTCTTTCAGGAgaaacttcttcaaataacCCATCATATCATCTATAGCAAGagttgatttattttcacCTAACTTTAAATTTCTAACGTTCATTTCTGCCAATTCATTAATCGAAACCAACGTTTTGGCGTCGGAAGCAAGCAAAACATTGTCAGATTTTCCTTTTACTACGTCAAATAACTTATCAACTTGCTCTAATCTATCAACTACCGTACCGATGTCTCCATCTTTGATAGCTTTTGCTCTATCTTTAGCTAACTCTAACTGCATCTTTCTGTACTCGTTTAAAGCCCCAAAAACGTCTATCCCACCATACTCATTACCTGATTGTTCTacatcttcctcttcagGATGTGACCTCTTCAAAGACATGTTCTATTGCGTGCTTGACTACGTAAACTTGATCTTAACGATGTTATCACATCAATACATTTTGATAAACTAGATGCCggatattatcaaaaaatttcagagaTTGTTTTAACAGACATGCACGAAATGTTTATATCCAAACAGGATACAATAAGGCCAAACTTTAGACGATCATGGACGAATATCGAATAAATGAGAAAGATGACAAGAGTCAACAACGTTCTCCCTTTAGAGGTGGGAAAAGAAATAGAGCCACGGGTGAGAAATTGGACTTTTTAAAGCAACAATTCAAATCGAATCCAAGTCCATCAGTGCAACAAAGAAGAGAGATTGCCAAGCTGATAGATTTGCCAGAGAAGACTGTTACTATCTGGTTTCAGAACAGAAGAGCcaaactgaaaaaaagattgagGGAAAGCGATTCTGTGATAAGTTCACAGAGTGATAATGACTCCGACAGTGATGGTTCCAGTACTGAAAATGTAGACTGGGCTTTCGATAAGATTCCATTGGATTTAAATAACGACTATTACCTAATCGACTGTTCCTCACTTGCAGTGGGCTCATGGAGTAGAAATAAAGTGGGTACCATCCCTGATCAGAATACTCATCTCATTAGAAGTTTAAGAAATCTTTCACCTTTTTCAGTGAGTAACATAATGAAAGGTTCCACTGACTTATTAGTACTTATCTCAAAGAAAAACTTCGAAATTAATTATTTCTTCACTACTTATTCAGCGACGAATAACCAACAGATGCTGTTTAGAATATTCTTTCCTATTGACTCCATCGTCTCCTGTTCCCTTACTCTAGAAAACATCGATAATATCGTAAACGATGCCgatggtgatgatgatagCCTAGCAAATTTACAACTGACTTTACAGAAGCCTCCAACATTTGCAGTTTTCTTTGTTGACGAGAATGCATCTAATCAATGGTACTTATGTGATGATTTCTCTGAGAGCAAGCAAGTAAGCAACGCTACTCTACTTAACGGTTCAAGAGTACCACAAGTACTAAATGGGTTGCAGAGTTCTCTGAAATTCATGAATTCCTTTATTTTGGACCAAAAATCCTTGAATTCATCATTAGCCAATATTGCCGATAATTTCATAGAACCAACAAATAACGAAAACTTACAGTATCTAAATGATCCTAGTTTTGCGTCAGtcattttacaaaataatgaaactaATTTCGAGCTCAATTCTTTGCTGGAACATGTGACTCACAATCAAAACGACGCATTGTTCACAGATACATGGTTAGCGGACAATAATAACACTAATCCTATCCTGGATTTTAATGATATACCggattttttcaaaaatccAGATCATATAtaagtatatataaatgcATAATTGAATATAATTACATCGTCATGAGTTGTTTAATTTCACTTCTTCTATTATTCACAAAAAGATCAAACAAATTCTTATAATTGGTACTTGcatttgaaagtttcaaCATGCTCTTATAGCAGTGTGATGCCTGCTCAAATTTTTGCAATCTATAAGAACAATCAAAATAACCAAAGAAACATTCTATATCAAAACTTTCCATACCAATTTTAAACCAATCCATTGccctttcaaaattttcaaaatatctcATTTCCAAATACCCAATCTCCTTAAACGATTCCTTGAAACCCTCAGAGCAGCAGCTCTCCAGAAGAATCTTAGATTTCAATGGatcatatttgatatagATTTGGgacaaataaaaaattgatcgaACACACTGGGCCTTAGGAACCATTTTGAtgactttcaaaaatatgcGCTCTGCAAGTTCAAAATCTCCATCATGGAAGCTAATTATGCCAAGATTTTCCGCTGCATTGCCCAACACTTCGTTATCAAAGATTCGATCCTTATAGTTCTCGACAAATTTGGAATACCATCTCTTTGCctcatcaaattcttgtGTCTTGTAGAAATAGATATCGCCAACAAGTTTAAAACTGAGCAAATGGCCATGCTTTACTAATTGCAGGAGTAAATCCTTCGATTTTGTCTTGTTATCCGTCGATTCATTATCTTCCTTTATAATATCATAACAAAGCTTGGCAATTCCGTCGTTACAACCGTTCAGTGAAGATAGGAAAAGCAGATCCTTTCGAAGTTTTGCCAATTCCATTGGTTCATACCTGTTTCTATCTTTCACTTTCCTTAGGACCTCGCTCATCATATAGTAAACATCCCCAGATACTTTCCTTGACGGTCTTCGTCCTAAGAAGACATCTTCATAAAGTGGCAGTAGATACTTTGACGTCAATGGCGTATCTAACTGGAATAAAATCTTGTTTATAACTCTCTTGGAGGGAAATATATACTTGAATGTCATTACTTGATCCATTACTTATACTATAGGGATCTATATAAAACTAttttttaagaaaattcttcatatCCTCAGGATTTGATGGTGGCGGTAATTCAGTGAAATATACGCTTTGTAAACACTGTGAAGAGTCCCAACGCTTGTGTGGATTCATTGTCAACATGCCGTTCATTAGATCTAATGCGCTTTCTGGTGCAGCAATGAATCTTTTCCTGAATTCGTCCTTTGAGGGAGGGGGATATATTTGTAGTTTGTTGTAACTGGGAAAGCTCGAGACTTCCGGCCAATCTTTATCTGTTGGCGTTCCAAGGGCTCTGAAAGTGACTTCCATTTGACTTACATCGTCTTGTCCCGGTAAATATGGTATTCTGAGCATTAACTCCGCAAATATAATACCAATCGACCAGATATCAATCGCATAAGTATAGTGCTGAGCACCAAATAATAGTTCTGGAGCACGGTACCATCTGGTCACCACATTACTTGTCAGTGTTTCCCTAGGTCCTGGCATTATTCTCGCGAGACCAAAATCTGCAATCTTGATCATACCATCCGGTGATAATAGTAAATTATTTGGCTTCAAATCTCTGTGCAGTACAAAATTTCGATGTATGTGATGAATCCCTCTCAATGTCATTAACATCCATGCCTTAATGTCTCCAGGCGTGAATAGAATATTTCtatc is part of the Kazachstania africana CBS 2517 chromosome 1, complete genome genome and encodes:
- the GLO1 gene encoding lactoylglutathione lyase GLO1 (similar to Saccharomyces cerevisiae GLO1 (YML004C); ancestral locus Anc_6.305); translated protein: MSYFPHAVKSAVADASLVFNHTCLRIKDPQRSIKFYTECFGMKLIKKMDVPMGKFTNYFLAFQEGSVFDRAGVLELTHNWVTETDPGYKINNGNEEPHRGFGHIAFAIDNIEDACAKLESLNVNFKKRLVDGKMKDIAFALDPDNYWIEIISSNKNKDYKFNHTMLRVKDATKSLEFYQNVLGMKLIQKTVHENGKFTLYFLGYQDPKSVDHKNNQEGLLELTHNWGTESDESFHYHNGNEQPQGYGHICVSTKDPEALCNDIDSVYKDKVTWGVKWNQGKMKNLAFIKDPDNYSIEILPHSMAL
- the KAFR0A06720 gene encoding C2H2-type zinc finger protein (similar to Saccharomyces cerevisiae STP1 (YDR463W) and STP2 (YHR006W); ancestral locus Anc_5.586): MYGAQSGNMMVAGTQYKYKSSAPLSDKTSKTNGMYVCHYCDASFRIRGYLTRHIKKHSIEKAYHCPFYNEHQPSELKCHNSGGFSRRDTYKTHLKSRHILYPKGVKQNERNKSTGHCAQCGEFFQNLDHWVETHIESGECTALPSNYVKKQTRNLNTKLKQLPNNRYISMDEDKELPLPLDMEQSPIDISKYPLDYFIQQPTKKSHTVDTTVCLNTMKGTIEYLNMYNDYFNTDV
- the SPP41 gene encoding Spp41p (similar to Saccharomyces cerevisiae SPP41 (YDR464W); ancestral locus Anc_5.587); this translates as MSDSNNEEDLNFNELIGNLLSSHNEQEHHVELPEFNNNDDDLVDAVANAIQDIDELPQHDNNNNVNNNNNNENTTAITTTANNSNDSNSNNNNDNDDDGQEQEWAQLLQNGLLNEENSNEQLDQDDENLRKAILESLQGLSTTEAPSKPAKKSKKKKKKHRKVKEPQPDNNDDDTQALVEATLKAFEKELMASSEQAKPKKKKKKAPEKPKITIDPSELPDASYFRPSNKPKKPKKKRAPKKTPPAAQDDEFSKVLADMVNQVVNTSLNDESTAPTNEPPNEEPFDLNQIMQNAMAIAFQEQPHDKAVDSSVMEEFNKGLQNLNVPEVLSKPTSKKSRKKKSTSTKKKDREVVIKDIEVKTKVKPVKEPKEPAKKPQLKVKPKLPEKAVLKKIYLRTVKEVANISKRKIIKQNKLKRQTLKNELQKIREEKKALKKQAKEKIESERKELEEIVARGPPYPHDLRVTKKGKPKKPYRRWTPEELIKRKEKEELEKQKEALKPKKQKKVSKKKTKKLKKVPLSKLKKIPLFNGTSNSSLQPKLEEALTKLASQHNIRDIAGTIMQLPISQNHKINSMKTIEVKNEQNEENRIGLHPPWMLPLYPPLSLPPTVTKAPRQSIPSKSQDLSFTNRLMPSILAPIINTLKIAARNKVNNGASPEETTRHLMTILEHTKKSIASSLLSARKKNSQMATAPKADVPSIPIFTLARAPVKSGNETVATKAPASNDVSITDNREKSEPISVSQKVSESNKIESEQGENSHTSSDREHLSSSNDAGNPILVEDENAENSETQSNIAAGFDNQAKKETEIKQQISISNTEDNSRDTKQGIASKEDPWHDNIGKIVPTKEIVRIKDENMDEGAPKVMGLINIPLKPTDLETKAKTAPTIKVENIVETLVKQQFNVDVTAGADSDSKIDGKTASNISNIITSTIKDLIPKLDNEKSVTKPIERKVRLNKVLNLDGLVPPVPITKIEPVPIPLQIIPKKKEAPNKVNKPSKNKKMKPYNEKSPSMLLYSFSVPNVGFRRLALLKRAKKHLTEDELVILNKELGKARKRKWREANVIRNWVHDLRSRLRKNASALFDSDKEAEKNQWIEENFKKKCLESEFSQEDLAQSNASDDTKNNNTSSTTQVTENEFLNIIAVTLNKLDVARAIEAEVNAEVIKREATPTDRPTKKRKLSAKNPPANDNNTNIRQLTNIEVNI
- the RMT2 gene encoding protein-arginine N5-methyltransferase (similar to Saccharomyces cerevisiae RMT2 (YDR465C); ancestral locus Anc_5.589); the encoded protein is MSELHHLLTLPHRPITEEYYFPKIQHFLKCGVPATYTLEQAAAFEKDSEETSESNTTPLHILARSLPKDLNNEENEVILKIFNIFFEYGAGWNFIDFEEKTIGDLVLEKGYTKDSMLYNRLIEAGVSAELLLRKVNGGDIEFIEDEDILNDNEPGSENTDAPSEIQDVVTEDTDATAANPSTYLKTKLEYKEDSLITKENKDGVMMDWEDEIMKLAANTIFPDLSNTTDSIVLNIGFGMGIIDSYIEEKKPKMHYICEAHPDVLQKMKEDGWYEKPNVVILEGKWQDTLNALLDEGEVFFDGIYYDTFSEHYEHMLELYDVIVGLIKSDGVFSFFNGLGADRQICYDVYKKIVEIDVAMYGFKCEYTTIDIGNHLPDWKDVKRSYYNCTYYYHPRITFI
- the QRI7 gene encoding putative N(6)-L-threonylcarbamoyladenine synthase (similar to Saccharomyces cerevisiae QRI7 (YDL104C); ancestral locus Anc_2.343), producing MWKNRIISSNYRLNSIFCRRYYNILAIETSCDDTSIAYLQTENSMGRSKVVKHVKSTLDSVQTGGIIPTDAVSHHQEQLGKLLRTHFSRAQIQNTNVICVTRGPGMVGSLSVGLSFAKGLSAGIGCKLLGVHHMLGHLLVPRLSQEIEFPFISLLVSGGHSILVSSKSVLEHEILCESIDIAAGDALDKCGREIGLRGNMIGKELESFVGNPNQHQPIHYLSNPLTKHNNWKTQAFSFAPFITNVKNLMTDAKSEDLPFLKRVANEIQESIFEHIVTKIEHVIQLNPEKFSNKMNFVCSGGVSCNNRLRQMLQDRLASHFSAFYFPESMDLCTDNAVMIGHAGIEVIECFKREKNMMIENEMDILPIRNWPLTDLIGLSGWKSTCK